In Verrucomicrobiota bacterium, the genomic window GCGGTGTGCGACCGCGGCATTGTGCTCGATCGCGGGTGCGTGGTGTGCGACGGCTCGATCCGCGAGGCCATCGAGCAGGTCCGGCTGCGCTTCGTGGGCCATGACCCTGAGACGCCCAGCTCGCCGGGCGCGCGGGAGTGGGGTGATCCGGAGGTCGGCCTGGTGCGCATGGACATGCGCCAGGCGCGTCTGTTGGGGGCGAACGTGTACGAGCTGCACCAGGGCGAGTGGGCACAGCTCGCGGTCACCGTGCGGACACCGGCGCCCGTCGAGCGTCCGACGCTCGGCGTGATCATGCGCAACGCGCTCGGCAAGGAAGTCTGCGGCTACTCGACGGTCAATTCGAGCGTCGCAGTGCCGCGGATCGACGTTGGCGAGTTCTCGTTCGAGGCACGCATTCCCCTCAACGTGCCGCCGGGCATGTACACGTTCCGCGTGAGCATCGCCGACCGGGTGATCGAGCCGCCGCGGCTGGTCCACGTCTGGGAAGACGTGTGCGCTGTCCGGGTGCGGAGCGTGGGCTATACCGTGCGCGGCATGGTTGATCCTGGTATCGAGATTGTATATGGTACCGAGGTCTACTCGCTTCGTCTCGAGAACGAGCGCCGACGCGGTGCGCGACCGAGCGGCGGGTAGAACACGGTGCGGCTGCTGCGAGCCGACGGCTTGACACACTCGGCACACGGAACCTAGGTCCGGTTCGCCCGCCTGAGAGGCGCGACACTGTGACCCGGCTTTCTTGTGCAACCGATCCTCCTGTACTTCAAGGAACGCGAGGCGCATGGGCGATAAGAACCTGGCCACGAAACTGATCGACAAGGCACGGCAGTTCGCCGAGGCGACACCCGACGAGCGGATCGCCGCCATCCGCGATCTGCCGCGCCTCATGCTCCAGATGGCCAAGGCCGCCGTTGCGCCTCCGTCCGAGGATCGCGAGGATCCGCGCGTGGCGGAGCTGCTGGGCCACGCTCTTGTCTGGGGCACGAGGAAGCAGGCGAAGCTCCTCGGCGCGGAGGCGCGGCCGACGGATTGGGCTTATCGCTGGGTCATCGGACAGCTTCGCGTCATCCGTTTCCTGAACGGAGGCGACAGCCTCGTGGACAAGGTTCTCGTTGACTTGGGCGCGGGGCGATGGAACCCGGTCATGGTCGAGTATGCCGACAAGGTCCGCCACGCGTGGCTTGTCGACAGAGTCGAGCCGGGTACGTCTTTTGGACGCGGCACGTTTCTTCGGGCCGACCTCGAGGCGCCTCTGCCGCTGCCGTCGGGCGGCGCCGATATTGTCGTCTGCGTCAACACGCTCGAACACCTCTCGGGCGAGGGCCGTCTGGATCTCATGCGTGAGATCGAGCGTGTCCTGGCGCCCGGGGGCCGCGCGCTCATTACCATGTCGTACCTCTTCGATCTGGACGACAACGCGCTTTCGGTGCTCTCGAAGGACCCGACGCTCGCTGAGCAAGGCAACTCGATTACGTCGCGCGTCGACGCGGCGGCCCTGCTGGCCGCGGCGCCGCGGCTGCGCCTGCTGGGCGAATCGGATCGCTCGTTGTTGCCGGGTTTCGAGGGCTTCGACGAGCGTGCGGTGCGCGGCATCAGCGGCCTTCTCACCGAGCGGCTTGCCGACTCCGAGTGGGCGACTCTGGCGCCGCAGACCAACGCGCTTGGGCTAAGCTGGGCCGTGTTGGGCATGGCACTCGAGAAGCCGGCCGTGGGCGACATTGAGGCCGCCTGCGCATTGAGGGGAAGGGCTGCGGCGCCGTGCGGCGTCTCGCAGGCGAGGCGCCGTTTTGAGCAGGTCCTGACGGCCTGCCCGACACTCGAGGGGAAGAGGGTCCTCGTGCTGAACGACGATGCCGGCGAGCTGTCCGGCGCCATCGAGCACGCGGGCGCAAAGGTCCAGTCCTGCGTCGCGAATATGGAAGGGTATGCGGCGGTCAAGGCGCGCTACCCCGACCGCACCTGTTGGGTCCACGACCTCGAGCAGCCGTGGAACCTGCGCGTCGGCGACCGCTACGACCTGGTTGTCGTGTTCGATGTGCTGCACAGGCTTGCCGACCCCGAGCCGCTCATCGCGTACATGACGCAGCTCGCGCCGCAGATCGTGCTCGACACGATCGTGCTTGATTCCGAGCGCGAGGAGATCATGCTCTTCGAGCCCGGCGCATCGGTGCGTTGCGCGCCCAGCCCGTCGTGGATCAAGGAGCGGTTCGAGCGCCTCGATGTGGACGTACACGACGTGTCCGGCGCCGTCGAGGACGGACCCGATGGGTGCTACACCTGGGTGCCGCAGGGCACCGGCGCGCACGACAAGGACGGACACCCGCTCCGGCGGTTCTACTTGTGCCGGCGGCGGCGCGATGCACTCTCACCGCTCCTTGTCCACGTGCACATGCAGAAGACGGGCGGCCAGTCGGTCAATGCGTTCCTCGGCAAGCATTCGTGGTACCGAATGATTCACTACTACAAGGACAATCCGATGGTGGCGCGCTGGGACGTGTTCCACCGCTTGGTCAACGAGAAGCCGGAGCCGTTGATCTTCACGTCGCACGTCACGCGGTTCAGCTTCCCGCCGTTGCTCGGCGGGCGGTTGGCGCTTTACTTTGCGATCTTCCGCCACCCGTACGACACGATTTTCTCCTATATCAAGTACATCAAGAAGAACTACGCGCTGCAGGTGCCGTCGCTGCGCAAGATCTTGCCAGGCAACATCCAGGAGATGCCCATCGAGGACATCATGAAGTGGTATATGCGCAATCCCACGCCGTTCCACTTCACGGGGCACGTGCTGCCGGTGTTCTTCCTGACGCAGACGGGGGACATCGAGCGCGCGAAGGAGATCGCCGAGCGGTTCTTTTTCGTCGGAATCACGGAGGAGATGCCGCGCAGCATGGAGGTGCTTCAGCGCAAGCTCCATCCCTACGGCTTCCATTTCCCCGAGGTGCCGTGGGAGAAGAAGAACATGACGAGCGACGTGAAGCTTGCCGGCTACGACGTTCGTACGGACCAGGAATTCCTCGATTACGCCGCGAAGCATCTGGGGCACGAGCTGGCCTTCTACGAGTGGGCACGCGAGCGGTTCGAGCGTGAAGCGACGCGCTTCGGCGTCGTCGGCGAAGAGCCCGACGCCCGTTGACCGGCCATCACCGTTGCAGGGATCCGCAATGGCGACACATCAGGAACTCTACCTGCCCCACGTTGGGTGGGTGCGTCATGCGCCAGGCGACGAGGTCGCCGCGTACCTCAACCAAGGCTGGTACGAGTATCGCGAGCAGGCGTTCACGTGGCTTTCCTTGAGGCCGGGCGACGTTGTGGTCGACTGCGGCGCACACTTTGGGCTCTACTCGCTCATTGCCGCGCGCGCGATGGAAGACCGCGGGACCGTACTTGCCGTCGAACCGAATCCGGAATCGGCTGCAGTGCTCGCGGGCAACCTCGAACGAAGCGGGGCGACGTGCGCACGCGTCGTCGAGGGGGCAATCGCTGCGCAAGCCGGCAGGGCGGTCCTCTACGTCGGCGGGCCGGACAAGGCGGCGTTTGCCGGGCTGAGCGCGCCGAGCGAGGACGCCCGGCAGGTTGAGGTTCGGACGACTACGTTGGATGCGTTGCTTGACGAAGGTGGCATCCGGCGTGTGGACTTCGTCAAGATCGACGTCGAGGGCGCCGAGCTCGACGTGCTCGAGGGTGCGAAGCGCGCGATCCGCTTGGGCGCGCTCCCGCTGCTCATGGTCGAGTTCAATGAGAACAACCTGCGGCGCACCGGCCGGACGACGAAGGAGCTTGCGGACGCGCTCACGGCGGCCAAGTACACGCTCTGCCGCTTCGACGACGAACGGTGCGAGCTCGTGCCGTGCACGATCAGCGAACCGGTCTGGTACGACAACGTGTTTGCCGCGAGGGAGCCGGAGACGGTCAACGCGCGGCTGCGCGCGGTCGAGCGTGCGCGCCGACGCGTGGTAGACGAGATCATCCAGCGCGGGCGCGACGCGAGCCGCGTTTACGCTAGGCAGACCGCCGCGGAAGAGCGTGAACGGCAGACACAGCGCAGCCTGGATGCGGCGGCCGAACGCGTGCACATGCTCGAGCAGCACCTGAAAAGCCTGCTCACTTCGAAGTACCTGCGCGCGGGATGGAGCACGAGGATTGTCCGGAGGCCTGAGTGGGTGGACGACTTCCTGCGTGAGGTCGAGGACCACGAGCGACGGCGGACGGATTCCGCGCCATGAAGCCGCCGCTGTCAGTCGTCATTGTCACGTACAACCCCCGCCCCCGCGTGCTCGAGTGGGCCATTGACTCGATCGAGCGGCAGACCCTGCCGAAGGACCAATTCGAGCTGCTTCTCGTTGACAACAATTCCGATCCGCCTCTCGACCTCGATGAGCTTCGGCGTGGGCGCTCGTGCGAGATGCGGCTCGTGCGGGAGCCGCGACAGGGCAACGTGTTCTCGCGCTGCAAGGGCATCGTTGAAGCGCGCAGCGATCTGATCGTGTTCGTTGACGACGACAACTTCCTCGCCCCCGATTACCTGGCCGAGTCGTTGCGCATCGCGCAGGTGCAACCGAGCATCGGCACGTTCAGCGGCATCTGCGACGCCGTGCACGAGCGGCCCGTGCCGCGGTGGAGACGGTGCATACTGCCGCACGTCTACCCGTATCTCGCCGTCCGCAACTACGGCGACCGTGTGATCACGTCGAGCGAGGACAGGTGGGGGCCGTGGGAGCCGCCGACATCGGGTATGGTGCTGCGCAAGGACGTCGGGATGCGTTTCGTCGACTTCGTCGAGCAGTCACCGGCCGCGCAGGGGCTTGGGCGCAAGGGGAAGTCGTCGCTGCTCGCGTGCGAGGATTCGCTCCTGGCTCGGATGGCGTACCGGCTCGGGTATTCGTGCTCCTACCAGCCTTCGCTGCGGCTGTATCATTATATCAAGGCGTCGCGCCTTGAACTGCGATACCTTTACCGGCTCATGTACGGGCTGGGGCGGTCGTACGTGTTGCTCGATCGCGTGCTCGGACGGCCGCTCGAAGGTTCGGCGCAGACGATCAACACGGCGAGCATCAGTGTCGCGCTCGTGAAGCGGTTTCTCGGCCGGCTGCTGCACTACCAGCTCGCGGGACCGATCCTGTGGGGGTGGGACGCGGGGTTTTTCATCGAGCTTCGGCGCCAACACCAGCGGGCCGTGCGGGCATTACCGCCATGCTGACGTTCTCGATTGTCATACCCAACTTCAATTCGGGCGCGGTGCTCGAGCGGTGCATCGAGTCGCTGCTCGCGCAGGGGCATTCCGCGCTTCAGCTCATCATGGCCGATGGCGGCAGCACGGACGAGTCGCGCGCCATGATCGACAAGTATCGCGAGCATTTCGACGTCGTCATCAGCGAGAAGGACGACGGGCAGGCCGACGGGATCAACAAGGGGCTTTCGCGCGCCACGGGCGATGTCGTCGGCTGGCTGTGCGCCGACGACGAGCTGCTGCCGGGCGCGCTCCAGCACGTTGCCGAGACGTTCGAGCTGCACCCCAACGCGGATGTAGTCAACGGGGCGTGCGAACGGCGCTATCCCGACGGTTCACGGGTCATCTACAAACCGGACGCCGATCCGTGGAGCGTGATCACCGTCAAGGACGTGATCGAACAGCCGAGCACGTTCTGGCGTCGCGCGCTCCATGAGCGGCTCGCGCCGCTGGCGAGCGATTACTATATGGCGTTCGATTGGGACCTGTGGATTCGCATGCGCAACGCGGGCGCGAAGATCGTTACGACAAATCGCGTGCTGTCGCGTTACTACTTCACCGAGGAGAACAAGTGCGGGCGTGCGGGCAACCGGTTCGCGGAGGAGGCGTTCCGCATTATTCGCCAATACGGTCCGCTCGGTGGCCGGCTCGCGTTCGTCTACCGATTCATCTACAGGCATTTCGACCTCAAGGGCTGCTATGACCGCCCGGTCACCTGCTCACGCGCGCGGTGGTTGGCCTACTGGCTCACGCGCGCCGTTCTCAACGTCCTCATCGGGCCCCGACTGCTCAACATGTACAACTGGCACTTCGCATCCTGCCAGGAGCGCGGCCTGAAGTGGTGGGAGTAGATGCGCGAGGTCTTCTCTGAGCGACAAGGGCAATACCCTCAATCGCCCCTGACGGGGCTCGGATTGTTTCGCCCCGACGCGAACCACGGGCTATCGCCCGTGGCTACTGCCAACCGCCCCTGACGGGGCTCGGATTGGTCCGGCCCGGCGCAAACCACGGGCTATCGCCCGTGGCTACTGCCAATCGCCCCTGACGGGGCTTCAGAAGGGGCTTTCGTGCCAACGAGTTACACGATGCCCAGCATTCGCGCCATCACGCTCCTGTGAGAAACGCGGGCTACGGGTATTGACGTGTTCCCGGTGCGGGAGAGCTATGCCCCGACGTCGTCGTCTCAAGAGCCTTCCCAACCGATCCTCACACTCCAGGCGATGTCTTTCAGCCTTTGGCCTTTGTGCCCGTGAGTTCGGGGGGATGGGTCTTTGGGGAGAGCTATCAGTCCCACTCCAGCCGGTCGGCGTTGGCGGCGGCAAGGCTGCCGAGGACACGGGCGGCGAGGAAGGTGGCGTAGACAAGGATGACGCTGGCAGCGAAGAGCAGGACATAGGTATGCGGGGCGAGCTGGGCAAGGTCCGAGAAGCTCTCGAGCGACCAGTAGGCCTTGATTGTGGAGCCGAACACGTGGATGGCGAGGAGAGCCACGACGAGGGGTACGGCATAGAAGGCGATGCAGGTGAGCGCGTAGTGCCCGGCAACCCGCACGAGGCGCGGCACGAACATGAACGGGTTGAGGCCGCGCAGCGAGTCGAGTCGCGCAACGGCAAGTAGCGACATGGGCAGCATAGCCAAACCGAGCACGGCCAGCACGCGCACGACGAGCGAGAAGCCGGGCCGGATGACAAACAGGATGAGCGTGCCGACGTTGGCGGACATCATCCGGCCAAACTGCTCCCACGTGGCGGGCGTGCCATCGGCAAGGCGTGCGGCAGCGACGGCCGGCAGCGTCCAAAGAATCAGCACCGCGGCGAGGCGGAGAGCAGTGCCGATCATGTAAAGGGGCGGAGCCTCGCTCGGCGCGGCGGGCGGGCCCTCTTCTCGCAGGGCCGTTGTGCGGATCGTGCCGAACAGAAGCATGACGAGGTAGCCGCCGGCGATGAACCAGAAAAACGCGGCGGCGATGATGCCGACCACGGCGTGTGCGGTGGCAGCGAAGCCGTACGCGACCGGGGCAGCGAGCACCAACGCGAGAACAAAGAGTGCACTGAGGAACAGGACAAGAGCGCCGCGCCCCCAGAGCGGCCAGACAGGCGCCGCAACGAGATAGTGACTGAACGTGTGTGCGGGGCCAACGGTCTCTCGCACTTCGAGCGGATCGAGCCGACCACCGCACTCGGGGCAGATCAGAACGCTGGCGTGTTCACTGCCGCCGTGGACGGCGCAGTCGGTGCAGAACTTCTTCGCGCATCCGGCGCACGAGAAGGCGGCGGCTTTGCGGTCATTGACGCAGTGCGACATGGGCGCACCCCCACACGCGACGGCACGGACGGCGTTGGGCCAGACCCTCACAGACAGCAAGCTCTTACACCATGCGCGCAGGATACGCAAGGGCAGATTGCTGCGTGGCGCCGGCCGGGCGTGGGCGCCTCGCTTGGGGCTGCACTGCAGGTTGCCTGAATCGTCCCGAGCAAGACTAGCCACAACGGTGAGGCGAGCGCGCGGGTAGACGTCTTCCCCGTCTGCTCCGTGGGGAGGAGGGCCAAGTGCGCTACGGAGCGGGTGTGAGCTGCAACAGCTCCAGTAGCCGTGTGGCGACCTCCTCGAGTATCCGGTCGGAGGCCTTGCCGAGTCGTCTCCTCAACAGGCCTCTATCGAGGGCCGCGAGCCGGCAGATCCGGAACACCGAATCCACTTGGAGTCCACTCTGCCGGAAGTCCGCGTCCGCTTGGTGCAGCACGAAGTCGCTCGTGCGGGCCTTTCGGGCCTGCGAAGAGATCATGAGACAGACAACGTCAGGATCCGATGCATTGTGTCCATCGCTTGAGAGGACAAGCGCGGGGCGCACCGCGTTGGAGGAGAGATCAGAGAAGGGAAAGCAGACCAGAACCACTTCACCCCTTCTGACAGTGGGGGCGTTCACAGCGGCTCGCCATCCTCGATTGTGTAGATATCCTCGCCCGGGTCAGCGAGGTAGTCAAAGCAACCTGCCCCTTCGAGATGAACGAGTAGACGTTCGTCGGGAACCTCCGTATAGGCAACCGGGACAACCGCCCGCACGTCTACTGTGAACTGAAAGTACGTGTACTTGAACCGCGTCCCCTCGGCGATCGGAACGGACTCATCAGGAGGTTCACCGGGGACCTGCAGTCGCTCCTCCCTCAAGTGCGGACTCATCTCTGCTCTCCGAGCTTCAGCACTTCAAAAGGTCGGTTTCCGACGAGCACGCCGTCACACAGGAACTGGAACTCGTAGAGACCCGGCTCGGGAAACGTGATGCCGCGGATGTTGAATCCGAGCTCCACCACTGCGTTCGGACTCTGAAACTCGACTGGCCCTTCGACCTCAAGGATCGGGTTGCCTTCGGACGACTTGACGCACTGCAACTGCGCCTGGCAGCGGCCGCGCCCCTCTGTAAGAGAGACGAATACAGAGAGGGCCGGATGTCTTACCGGAAACGTCTTCGCGTTGACGCGGTTGAAGATTCCGACAAGGGTCTTCTTCCCGGTCTCTCGATCCTCGATTATGCTGTCGCAGATGATGAACGCCAGGTTCTGCGGCGAAAGAGCATCCGGCATTCCGTCTTCCTTTCCTGGGGCACGAGTTCCGTCTCGGCTATCCCATACACCATTTGTGCCAGATTGTCCATCTCACGCGAGAGCCCTCAGGGCCGGCCATGCCCGCGCAAGCTACTGATGATGCGGAGGTTGGAGGCGGGGAACGTGTAGCGCGCAAAGTCGGTGGGGCGGGCCCAGGCGATACGTTGGGCATAGTGCGCGTGCGGGCGGCCGCGCGTGATGCGGCAGCGGTAGACGTGCAGGGTGACGTGGTAGTGGGTGTAAGTGTGATCAACCTCGCAGAGCTTCTCGCCTACTTCGACTTCGACGCCGAGCTCCTCGATCAGCTCGCGCCGGATGCAGGCGGCGATTGACTCGCGCGGCTCGCGCTTGCCGCCGGGGAACTCCCAGAGGCCGCCGAGGCGGTCGTCGTCGGGCCGCTGCTGGATGAGGTAGCGGCCACGCTCGCAGACGACGGCGACGCCGATGTCGTGCTTGAGGATCTTCGGGCGCCTGATTCTGACGGGCAGCCTGTCTTGCCAACCGCGCGCCTGGGCGGTGCAGAGCGTCTTGATGGAACAGGCGCCGCACTTCGGGACGCGTGGCGTGCAGACGAGCGCGCCGTGCTCCATCATCGCCTGGTTGAAGTCGCGCGCCTCGCCGTCTGGGATGAGGGCTTCGCTCAGCGTCCAGAGCAGCCTGCGCGTCGCCGCTTTTGAGGGGTCGCGCCGGATAGCGAAGACGCGGCAGAGCACGCGGGCGACGTTGCCGTCGAGGATCGGCGCGCGCAGGTTGCAGGCGATGCTCAGCACGGCGCCAGCCGTGTAGCGTCCGAGTCCGGGTAGCGCGCGCAGGGCATCGAAGTCGCGCGGTACGCGGCCGCCGTGTTTTTCGACGATGAAGCGGGCGGCCCTGTGCAAGTTGCGGGCGCGCGTGTAATAGCCGAGGCCTTCCCAGTGCTTGAGCACGTCGTCGAGCGGTGCGGCGGCAAGCACCTTGATCGACGGGAAGCGGCGCATCCAGCGCTGGAAGTAGTCTTTGACGCGCTCGACCTGGGTCTGTTGGAGCATCATCTCGGCAACGAGGACGCGGTAGGGCGTGATGCGGCGTCGCCACGGCAGGTCGCGCATGGTGGCGCGGAAATGCCTCAGCAGGCGGCGCCGGAAGATCGTCGCCTCGCGCGGATCGGGTTGTCCTCGAAGCTGTTTCATGGGTCTCACCCGGTCGTCCCGTTCGCGACATGCTAGGGGCCGGGGGCGCATCTGTCAAAGCGGGCTTTTCACAGGAGAGGGGTTTTGACATGACAAGCGGGGCCCGTATAATGCGCCCATCGTTGTTGTGGGAGGAGAGACTGCGCCGATGAAAGCCGCCGTGATCATCGTGGCCGTGCTGCTTGTCGTCAGCGCTGCGGGCATCATCGTTCTCGAGCTGCTTGTGTCGTCGGACTACGATGCGTCGAAGGAGCCGGTCGTCGTGCTCGCGGTGTGGGACGTCAAGCCTGCGCTCGACGAGATCATCGGTCGTTATGAGGCGCAGACCGGGCGGCGCGTCGAGGTGCGGTTCGGCTCATCGAGGGAGCTGCTCGCGCGGCTCAAGCTCGACGGCCGGGGCGACGTGTTGATCTGCTCCTCGGTCGTCGCGCGCGCGCGGGCCTCGAACGAGGGGCTCATCACCAGATGGGCGCCGGGCGCACTCGCCTACCTTGTTCCCGCCATCATCACGCGGTTTGACTGTCCCGTTGAGGTTACGGGCCTGGACACCCTCGTCGCCGAGGGCCTCTCGCTCGTCATCGCCGATCCCGAGCAGGAACCGATGGGCCGCTTCGCTGCCCACATGCTCGAGGAGGCGGGCCTCGGAAAGGACGCACGCGCTCTCATCGCCCTGACGCCGGCGGATGCGCCGACGGTTGTCGAGCTCGTGTCGCTTGGCAGGGTGGACGCGGCGATCGCCTGGGGCGCCATGCAGCAGTGGGACCCGGAGTTTCTACGCGTCCTGAAGGTCGAGCGCAGTGTGACGGGCGTTGCAGCCGTGCGGGTCGCGGTGACGACGTTTGCGCGAGACACGGCCGCCGCCGACGAGTTGGTTGCCGTGCTCCGCTCGGCCGAGTCGCAGGAGGTGTTCCGTAAGTGGCAGTACGCCGCCACGCTCGACGAGGCGGCCAAGGCGGCACCGCGCGTGAGTCGCGCGGGCCTCGGCAAAGAGCCCGACGTGCCGGAGCGCTGGCGCGGACAGACCGAAAACACTGATCCAGGAGAGACGCCATGAGTGACGTGCTCGGCCAGCCCGTGTTGCGGCGCCGCCGCATGGACGTGTTCCGCGTCCTGGCGGCATTGGCGGGCCTCGTCGTCATCGCCTACATCGTGCTGCTTGTCGTCGTCGACACGACGCTGCTCGGCCCGAACACGCTCGGCGAGCTGCTCTCGACCGAGCGGACACTGCGCTCGATTCTGCTCAGCCTTGCGGTGGCGCTTGTGGCGTCGGCGATGGCGATGGTCGTCGGCATTCCGGCTGCGTACGCGCTGTCGCGGCTGCGGCTGCCGGGCCGGGCGGTGTTCGACACACTTGTGGACGTGCCGATCGCGCTCTCGCCGATTGCGCTGGGCGTGATTCTGCTCGCGATGTTCAGCACGGGGCCGGGCCGGTTCGTCGAGGACAACGCCGTGGCGTTCAGCTACGCGCTGCCGGGCATTCTGCTCGCACAGCTTACGGTTGTGTGCGCACTGACAATCCGGCTGCTCAAGACGGCGTTCGACGACGTGTCCCCGCGGCTCGAGACGATCGCGCGGACGCTCGGGAGCACGCGGTGGCGCGCGTTCCGGCGAGTGACGCTGCCACTCGCCCGGCGGGGCGTGTTCGCGGCGTTTGTCATCTCGTTTGCGCGGGCGTTCGGCGAGTTCGGCGCGACGACGATGATCGCGGGGGTGGCCCCGGGGCCGCGCGAGACGTTGCCGGCCGGCATCTACCTCAAGTTCATGACGCTCGAGGTGAGCCATGCGGCGGGCCTGATCGTGCTCGGGATGCTCGTCGCGTTCGTCGTCATTCTCGTGCTGCGGATGGCGACATCGGCCGACCTGAAGCGAGAGATCTGGTAGGAGGCGCCATGATCGAGCTGATCAGTCTGAGCGTCCGGTTCGGGCTCTACCACCTTCACGAGGTGACGGCGAGCATCGAGACGGGCGAGTACTTCGTAGTCACCGGGCCCGCGGGCGGCGGCAAGACCGTGCTGCTCGAGACCCTCATCGGCCTCCATAGACACTATCGCGGCCGCATTCTGCTCGACGGGACGAACATGCGCGGCGTGCCGGTCGAGGCGCGCTCGATCGCCTACGTGCCGCAGGACTACGGCATTTTCCCCCACCTCAGCGTGCAGGCAAACCTCGTCTATGGCGCGCGTGAGCGCGGCCTGGGGCGCGACGACGTGGCCAAGGAGCTCGACGAGCTGCTGGACCTTTTCGACCTGCGCACGGTGTTGACGCGAACAAAGGCGGTGGGGTTGAGCACCAGCGAGCAGCAGCGGATCGCCATCGCCCGGGCGCTGCTCTCGCGGCCCGCCGTCCTGGTGCTTGACGAGCCGATGGCGTTTCTCGACGCGCCCGTGCGGCGCGAGATGATGCTGCGGCTCAAACGGCTCAAAGAGACTTCGGGCGTGACGATCATCCACGCCACGCGCGATCTCGACGAGGCCCTCGCCCTCGGCACGCGAGTCGCCGTGTTGATCGAAGGGCGCGTTCAGCAGGTCACGCGTCCCGACGCGCGGCGGATACGGCCTGCCGACGCGACGGTGGCGCGTTGGATAGCCGGACGCAACGT contains:
- a CDS encoding ABC transporter ATP-binding protein; the protein is MIELISLSVRFGLYHLHEVTASIETGEYFVVTGPAGGGKTVLLETLIGLHRHYRGRILLDGTNMRGVPVEARSIAYVPQDYGIFPHLSVQANLVYGARERGLGRDDVAKELDELLDLFDLRTVLTRTKAVGLSTSEQQRIAIARALLSRPAVLVLDEPMAFLDAPVRREMMLRLKRLKETSGVTIIHATRDLDEALALGTRVAVLIEGRVQQVTRPDARRIRPADATVARWIAGRNVLPATVRSADDAAGTALVTCGEAELTAAYGGGKLSSGMAVLVGFRAQEAWLLGTEEPPEGANMLEGTVGALLSYGSTDTLVAKVATLGQEVEVAVPRLASAQHRLADGARVRIAVPPGALWLVERD